In Trichocoleus sp., the following are encoded in one genomic region:
- the hydA gene encoding dihydropyrimidinase, giving the protein MTEVLIKGGRIVTAVDDYVADILVKDGSIEAIARELTSDKAEIHDATNLLVMPGGVDVHTHMDFPLGDAITCDTFETGTRSAAFGGTTTIIDFALQKQGETPKHTLDQRLAVAEPQACVDYSFHLILTHVTPETLAELPDLVNRDGISSFKMFMAYPGALMVEDADIFRSMRKVGTHGGMINVHAENGSVIQVLIEEALAQGNTSPKYHALTRPRIMEAEATHRAIRLAELAEVPVYIVHLSAKEALEAVVEARDRGIPAFAETCPHYLFLTIEEYDRPGFEAAKYVMTPPLREHDCQQALWRGLRFDDLQVVSTDHCPFCFNENPYGINRSKQLGQDNFERIPNGAPGVEFRIPLLFEGGVNADRISLNRFVQLTATAPAKMFGLFPRKGTIAVGSDADLILFDPKQPHILSASTHHSNTDYSLYEGRQITGKVEKVFLRGDLVVDGDRWLGKPGNGRFLKRSASGRIL; this is encoded by the coding sequence TGGTAAAAGATGGCAGCATTGAAGCGATCGCCCGTGAACTGACTTCAGACAAGGCAGAAATTCATGATGCAACTAACTTACTCGTGATGCCCGGTGGCGTAGATGTCCATACCCACATGGATTTTCCATTAGGGGATGCGATAACCTGTGATACTTTTGAAACCGGAACGCGATCGGCTGCCTTTGGCGGCACCACCACAATTATTGACTTTGCACTACAAAAACAAGGCGAAACCCCCAAACACACGCTCGATCAGCGGCTCGCTGTTGCCGAACCTCAAGCCTGCGTAGACTACAGTTTTCACCTCATTCTGACCCATGTCACACCCGAAACGTTGGCGGAACTGCCCGATCTGGTCAACCGAGACGGCATCTCCAGCTTCAAAATGTTTATGGCATATCCGGGTGCGTTGATGGTCGAAGATGCAGATATTTTTCGATCGATGCGAAAAGTGGGCACGCATGGCGGCATGATCAATGTTCATGCAGAAAACGGCAGCGTCATTCAGGTGTTGATTGAAGAAGCCCTGGCGCAAGGCAATACCTCGCCCAAATATCATGCCCTGACTCGACCACGCATCATGGAAGCAGAAGCCACCCACCGAGCAATTCGTTTAGCAGAGCTGGCAGAAGTTCCGGTTTATATTGTCCATTTGTCGGCAAAAGAGGCACTAGAAGCAGTAGTCGAAGCCCGCGATCGAGGCATTCCTGCCTTTGCTGAAACCTGCCCTCACTATTTGTTTCTCACCATTGAAGAGTACGATCGTCCCGGTTTTGAAGCCGCGAAATATGTCATGACGCCTCCCTTAAGGGAACACGACTGCCAACAAGCATTATGGCGCGGACTCCGGTTTGATGATCTGCAAGTCGTCTCGACCGATCACTGTCCGTTTTGCTTCAATGAAAACCCCTACGGCATCAATCGATCAAAGCAGCTCGGACAGGATAACTTTGAGCGCATTCCCAATGGCGCACCCGGTGTCGAGTTTCGGATACCGCTTTTGTTTGAGGGAGGTGTGAATGCCGATCGCATTTCGCTCAATCGCTTTGTCCAACTCACGGCAACGGCTCCAGCGAAGATGTTTGGGCTATTTCCTCGCAAAGGCACGATCGCAGTTGGGAGTGATGCCGATCTGATTTTGTTTGATCCAAAGCAGCCTCATATTCTCAGCGCCAGCACACATCATTCCAATACCGACTATTCCCTCTATGAGGGACGGCAGATTACCGGGAAAGTGGAGAAAGTCTTCTTGCGCGGCGATCTGGTTGTGGATGGCGATCGATGGCTGGGAAAACCAGGAAATGGACGTTTTTTAAAGCGATC